The Fibrobacter sp. UWB15 genome includes the window ATGCGTAAAAGGAGATTTTGAGCAGAAAGAATCGGCATGGTTAAAATTTAGAATATTGTGTTTTCCCAATAAATTTTATTATAATTAGAAATATGAAAACTTTTTCGTTGTCAAATCGTTTAGCAGTCATTCTCCTGGCCAGCTCCTTTGCTGTCTCCAGTGTCTTTGCACAGGGAGACTTTGAAGGCTCCGGTGAAGTGCCCGACCCGAACTGCGTAGGCGACGGCTGCGGTTTCGTATCCGCCGACCAGGCCGAACAAAACGAAGAAAGCGCCAATTACTCTTACGACGATAACAGCTCTGCCGCAAATAGTTCCGCCGAAGAACCCTGGCCCGATTCCACGGAACAGGCATCCGCCGACAGTACCGAAAACGAAGTGGCCACCGCCAACATCGATGAAGAAGACGAAGAAACTCCGCATTATATCGAAGAAAACGCCGCCGAATACCGCGCCCGCAAAGAAGGATTCTCGAAGGGCGTGCAATTCGGCATTCGCGCCGCCGCCGGCGTAAGCAAGAGCTTCGGCAAACACGCAAGCGACTGGAACCTGGGCCCCGAATTTGGCGGCGGCCTTATGGCAAGGCTCCCCTTGGGCAGAACTTTCGCCGTCGCAACCGAATTGGACTTCTCCTACCGCCTCTACAGCTACGAGAGCAAGTCCGACTACGGCAAGAACGAGGCAAGCATCAACGAATCCCTTTTTGAAATCCCGGTCATGGGCCAGTTCATCTTTGATGAAGACGGCTTCTTTATTGGTCTTGGCGTCAACCTCGGACTCAAGATGAGCGGAGACTCCGAATTCAAGCAGACCATCAAATTCGAAGGCGAGACATCCAAGGACAAGCGCCCCAACACCGTCCCTACCGTCGGTGTCGAAATCGGCGGGCTCTTCGATATCGGCTATGTCGTCAACCGCTGGCTGGTGCTGGACCTCCGCGCTGTACAGAACTTGACCAACCTGTTGGATCTGGATTTGATCGCCGAATCCACTCTAATGCATTCAAAACTTTACACAATGCACATTACTTTGGGCGCCACACTCCTGCTCTAAAAATTTTCGGGAATTTCCGTTACGTCTCAGCTAAGTAAAAAAAATTTTCAGCACCATTTTTACCCGCTTAAATTATTTTATAGGCGGGATTTACGTGCTCTTTTATTATAATTAGACTATGGATTTAAAGAGATTGAGTGTAACAGTCGCCATGGCCTTGGCATTTTCTATGCCTGCCATGGCTCAAAGTGATGATGATGATGAAGGCTGGGCCACCGCCCCCTCCGCCCAAAGTTCCTCTGGCGAAGAAGGGTCTTACGATGGTTCAACCGACAGCGAATTTGCAAACGACGAAGAATACGCTAGTGCTTACGCCCGTTACAAAGCCGAGACTACCAAGAAATCCGAAATCAACCGCATGCGTAACGAAGGTTTCCAGCGTGCCGTGTTGTTAGGTATTCGCGCCCAGGGTGGTATCAATACCTTCTTTGGCAATAATTCCGACGGCTGGAAAATGGGGTTCCAAGGCGGTGGTGGCTTGTTGCTGAAGATGAACTTCATGATCAAGAACTTGAGCCTTGTTCCGGAACTTACCTTCAACTACAGACATTATTCCTACGAACAGGATATGGATGCCTACACAAACGAAGCTAGCATCGATATCATGATGTTCGAAATCCCGATTATCTTCCGCTACACCTTCGAAGACTACGACTTCTACATTGGCTTGGGCATCAACATGGGCCTCAAGCTGAACGGTTCGTCTGAATTCAAGACCAGCGGCGGTACGCGCGAAAACACTGTCGCCACCTCCGGCATGGAAGTGGGCGGCGCTCTCGACATCGGCTACATGCTCACTCGCTGGGTCAGCGTGGACCTTCGCGTGGTACAGTGCTTTACCAGCCTCTTGAACAAGACGCTAGTGGCTGAAGAAATCTTCTACGATTCTTCGCTGAACACGTTCTATACCACTCTCGGTATCAACTTCATGTTTTAATGAAGTTCAACAAGTTTAAAAAAGGAGCCTTGCGGCTCTTTTTTTATTTCTTGGTGTTGAGTTTTCTTCTGAGTTGTTGGATTTCGCGTTCGATGAGACGCTTTTCGACGGCGAAGAAGTCTTCGTTCTTCTGGATGACATTCTTGTAGATTGCATCGGCAAGTTCCGGTTCTCCCGCAAGGAGCGAAAGCACGATGCAGTTACGCAGGAATATGTCGCCCATGTCGTTCATCTCGTAGCGGTCAAAGAAGTTCGCAATCAAAAGGGCAGCCTGCTTGTAAACACCCTGACGGGCAGCCTCGAGAATTCCGAATTCGTCGGCGAAGGCCCGCGGGAAAGCATTCATGGAAACAAGATCCATCGCCTTCATGTAAACCTCGTCAGAATCGCGGCATTCAATCGGAACCTTGCGAATCCATTCCACAAAGTTTTCGCGGAACGTCTGGTAGCCCACAGAAGCTTCCAGTTCTGTCAGGCGCGGATTTTCAGACACGACACTATCCAAGATAACGCTGTCGCCATGGACAACCGTATCGACTTTAACAAGCACGCGGGAATAAGAATCCTTAGCAGCAGCCGCTTCAAGTTCTCGCATATAAGAAAGCAAGGCTGTCTTCTTGAATTCATCCTTCGGTTCTTCAAGCATCGCCTTCACGCGAGCGGGGCGACGCAAGGCATAGTCTTCGGGGTCAAGGTACTGTTGCCAGCAGACTTCGCAACTATCAAACACCTGCACAATGTGCGCTTCAGAATGAACGAAGCGGGCCTCTTCAGCCTTATTGTCGACCATCGGAATAAACAGGCTGTTCGGCTTCACACCCTCGAGCAGAGATTTAAGCATCTTGTTCGTGAAGAGGAAGTTCCTTTCGCCGAAGAATTCCGGATCGCGGTGAATGCGGTTGAACTCAGCCACCAACGCCGTATCCGTGGAGAATCGCCCGATGCCTTTCTGTATCACCGGTTCATCGCTCGCTATCATGATGATGTCCGGTTCATCGGTAGACTTATACAAACTAACGTACGGGAACACCGTATCGAGTGCTTTTAAAATGTTCAGGAACATCAGGTCGTTAAATTCATAAGTCTGAATCCACTGAACCCAAAGGGCGCCCGGCCGCATGTAACGGCGCATCTTGGCATAGAATTCATGAGCAAAAAGCCCTGCCACACCGCTCACCCACGGGTTAGAGGGCACGCTGATAATCATATCGTACTTGCGGCGATTCGTATGGAAGAACGTCGTCGCATCGTCAATGAAAATGTGAATGCGCGGGTCATCGTAGCCGCGGTAATTCCACGGATAAAAGCCCTTCGCCAAATCCATCATGGCCTGCTCAATTTCAACGCAGTCAAAGTCCTTGAGCAAGGGATCTGCAAGCAAGTAGTGAGCGCCCATGCCGCTACCGAAGCCGACCATCGCGGCGTCGTAGGGTTCCGTCTTCACGGCCATCGGCATGAAGGCTGTGGCAGCCTGCGTAAGTTCATCACTCGAAATCGGAGCCTCGCGGTTTTTGCTCATGCTCGCATCGGCCTTGCCGTTCGTCTTCACATAGTAATGCACCGGCGATTCGTGGAAGCTGATGGTCGCAGTCTTACCGTCGATTACCTGAATCTTTTCGTTGGGGTGCATGTTCTTGTAGCTGCGGAACACGCCCGAAGTAATGAGCGACGGATCGAATTTCACAAAGACTGCCGGCATAATCATCACGCACACCATGATATAGAACATCACGCTGTAACGGAAACGCTTGCGGTAAATCACCAGCAATAAGAAACCAATCGCAAAGTCAAGCAGTGCAGCTGTCACGAGAGTGCCCTTGAGTTGCAACAGGGGCAACAGCAAAAGTCCACCACCTGCAGAACCGACAATGGAACCGAGTGTATTCCAGCCGTAGACCTTGCCAATCGGGGCTTCGCTCTTGAAGGCACGAGTCAAAATCAACGTAATCAGCGGGAGCGTCATCCCCGCAAAGAAACTCGTGGGAATCATCCACAGCATCGAAAGTGCATACTTGAACAGGCTCCAGCAAACGTAACCGTCAGACGTCGGATTGAAAATCTGGTTCGCCTCGTTCATCATGCCCCAGAAGGGCTGGTGGAAATACAGCGTACAAAGCGCGAAGAACGCCATGAAGATCTGCGCCATCGAAAGCACAATCAAGCTGTCCTTTTTCAGGAGCTTGCCGCTCACCGCAGAACCCAGCGCAAGGCCCAAGATAAAGGCCGAAAGCATCTGGTCAAAGCTATGGCTCGAGGACCCAAGCAACAGCGACAGCAAGCGAATCCAGACAATTTCATAGACAAACGAGGTAAGGCCCGTAATTGCCGCAATCCAGAACCAAGTGTTCTTAGGTGGCATGGGCAACTTATGTTCGGCCACGTAATCTTCATCATGAAATTCGGCAGCGTCTTCATCTTTGGGAGCCACAGGCGAAGTCGTCATGCCAATAAAGCTGAACACCGCCGCAAGCAAGAAGTTAATCGAAGCCGCTACACACAAAGTAGCATGGTTACCGATTTCAGGTATCAGCAAATAACTGGTTGCCAAGATGCCGATAGCAGAACCTAGGCTATTCGTAAAATAAAGCATCGGGAGCGAAACTTCGGCACCGCTCTTGCGCATAAGACCCGCGGCAATGAAGGGGAACGTCATGCCCACCGCAATCGCAATCGGGAGAGTCGAACCTGTCGCAAGAATCACTTTGGCAATTTCTGCCCCGCGGCTGGTCAAGGACGCCGTATATTCAGAATCGAAGAAAATTCCTGTCAACCAGTTGTACAGCGGGTGGTAAGCCACCCCACCAATACCAATGGCTAGTTCTACAATACCATACCCCAAGAGTGGGCGTTTGGTATGCACCACCATTTTGCCTGCCACAAAGCTACCTATAGCAAGGCCGCCCATGTAAATGCAGAGCGTGAGCACCTGGCCGTAGCTAGAATGCCCCAAGAAGAGTTTAAGGTAGCGCGCCCACGAGCCTTCGTAAATGAGGCCCGCGAACCCGGACAGGGCAAACAGGAAATAGACTAGGATATTCATATCCTAATTATAGTAAGAAGTAGACAGTAGGAAGTAGGAAGTTTTTAGTTTGGTCGTATACAAAAAGGCCCGCTAAAGCGAGCCCCTATCAAGCCGTACAAACGAGTTTTTTATTGTTTTTCGGCTTTTTCGACAGCGACTTCGGCTTTTTCAGCCGCTTTTTCGGCAGCAACCTCGGCAGCCTTGATTTCGGCCTTCCACGGGGTAAGGCCTACCACGTTGTCGACCGGGAGCGAAAATGCGATTCCCTGACCCATGGTGTCAAGCCCCGCCTTCTGGTAAAGAGCATGCAAAACGGCATCCTTGATCTTGGCGTCGACCAGAATCATGACGATTTCTTTTTCAGGCTGGATCGCGATATGGAAAAACGACTCGGCTTCCTTGTTCGCCGTACCGCGGGCATTCAGAATCGTACCGCCACGGGCACCGGCATCCTTCGCCGCTTCCATCACGGTTTCAGAGAATCCGGTATTCACAATACAAAAGATGACTTCGTGATTGAATCCGCTCATTTTTCGTTTCTCCGTACCGCATCGCGGTTATCGCTTAAAAAGTTAAAGATGGACTTGCCGATAATGCTTGCCATCGGGATCGTATAGGCAATGCCCTTGCCGCCTACAATCGTATTGAATTTTTCGGCCAAACTTTCAAGAGCAGCCTGCAGCTGGTTTTCGCCAATCACGCTAATGATCACAGCGCGGTCCGAATCCGCAAGACCCATGGCTGTCGCAATTTCACGCGGGGCTGTCCCCTGGCCGAATAGCACCATCTGCATGTTCACGCCAAAAGACTGGATGTGGTCCATGTAAAAGTCCGCCTTGGCACGGCCCACCACCGTAATCAAAATCTTGAGGCGGTTCATTGAGACTTTAGCCCGGGTGCCACGCACGATTCTGTTTCGAATTCTTTTTTCGATTTCCACAGCGTCCCCTACATAAAGTCAATAATCTGTTCATCGTCGGCATCCTGGATGCGACGCATCATCATGCGGTTACGGAGCGCCGTCGAAACGGTCGCCCTGAAACCGAGCACCTGTATCGTAATCAAGGGCGTCATCGCGACCATCGCGACAATACCGAAAGCATAATTCAAAATCGAATCGCCACCGTCACGCAGGCCCGCGCATGCACCAATCGCCAAGGGCAGAATAAAGCTAGAAGTCAACGGACCGCTTGCCACGCCACCCGAGTCAAACGCAATCGCGGTATAAAGCTTAGGCACAAAGAACGAAAGTCCGAGCGAAATAAAGTAACCCGGAATCAGGTAATAAATTATCGGGAACCCGACAATAATGCGGATCATCGAAAGACCAATCGAAATGCCCACGCCCACCGAAAGTGCAATCAGCATGGAGCGCTTGGTCACCAAGCCGCCAGTGACTTCTTCGACCTGCTTGTTCAACACGTGCACCGCAGGTTCTGCAAGCACCACCACCAGGCCAAGCACAAAGCCCGCCACCACAAGCGCACGTGGCATAGCGCCCAACTGCTTGCCCAATTCAAAACCAATCGGCATGAACCCGACCGCCACCGCAGTCAAGAACACCACGAGACCCACGAACGTATATACAATGCCGAAAGCCATAGGGACAATCCTGCTCCAAGGCAGCCTAAGTACCGTAAACTGCAACAACAGGAAGAACACCACAATCAAGCCGAGCGCCACAAGCACTTCTTTTGCAACGCCTAAAACGACCGGCAAGAAATTCAATCCGAGACTTGCATCAATCGAATACGCCGATTCCGAAAGCTGGTACGTCAAATCTCCCTTCGAAAAAATCACGAGCCCCATGAGCGCAATAATCGGGCCCACCGAACAAAGCGCAATCAGGCCGAAGCTGTTTTCATTCGCATTTTTACCGCCAATGGCTCCCGCCACACCCACACCGAGTGCCATGATAAAGGGAACCGTAATCGGGCCCGTGGTCACGCCACCCGAATCAAAAGCCAGCGGAACAAAGACATCTTTTCCGAAGGTGACCATGACCATGCCAAGCATGAACAACACGAGGTAGAAAAAGATGATGATAGTCGAAAGATCTTTCTTGAACACGATCTTGATAATCGAAAGCGCCAGGAAACAACCCACGCCAACACCAATTGTCGCGATCAAGAGAGTAGGCTCCACCGCCGCACGCACCTGCTCGGCAAGCACCGACAAGTCAGGCTCTGCAACCGTAATGAGCACACCCATCACAAAGCACACCGAAACAAGCAACTGCAGGCGCCTGGATTTGGCAAGGCCCGAACCCACATGTTCGCCCATCGGGGTCATGGCAAGGTCGGCGCCCAGGTTAAAAAGCCCGATGCCCACAATCAAGAAAATCGCACAAATAGAGAAAACAACAAGCTGTTTAAAGGACAATGACACCAGCGGCGTACAAGACACCGCAAGCACAATCAGCGTGACCGGCAAAACCGAGCCAAACGCCTCCTTCAACTTGTCCTGCAAAATCTTAAACATTTGCGGGAAATATAGAAAAACGCAAGAAAACGCACATTTTTATAATTATTTTTCTGAAAAACATGCAACCAGCAGGCATTCAGGCGCATCTAAAGGGTACAATGGACGAAAAAGTGATACTTCAACACCTTAAAGGCGGCAGCCGCGAAGCGTTAAGCCTACTTTGGCAGGCCCACAGCGCGAACGTGCTGAATTTGGCTTTTAGGATGATGAAGGACCGCGACGAGGCCGAAGACATTCTGATGGATGTCTTTGTGCAAGCCCCCAAAGCCGTCCAAGGCTTTCGAGGCGAATCGGCCCTCGGGACATGGCTTTATAGGCTCACGGTAAACGCCTGCCTCATGAAGCTGCGCGCCCAAAAGCGACACCGCGAACTCGAAGAAGAACACTTGGACTCCATTATAGAAGAGGCTCTTGGAAAAGGCGATTTAAAGAACGAAAATTTCGATCCGGAACTTTTGGAAAAAGGTTTGGCAGAACTTCCGGCAGAATCACGCAGTATGCTGTGGCTCAAGGATGCCGAAGACTTGGATGTAAAGGACCTCGCCGAAATCTACAAGATGCCCGAAGGAACCATTAAAGCAAGGCTTAGCCGCGCAAGACACTTTGTGAAGAACTATTTAAAGGAGCGTAAGAACCATGCCTAACAAAATCGATTTTTCGAAGCTTGAAAGGCTTACCCCCCGGGAAGATTCCTGGGCAAAAGTCTGCGCCCGCCTCGACGCCGAGGCTGCAAGTGTTGCCCAAGATGCGCCCGCAAAAGGGAAGATTCTCGCCATCAAGAGCTGGTACAGCGCCATTCCGCTGGCTGCAAGTTTTGTACTTGTGAGCCTTACGGCACTGTTGCCGTCTTTCACCAGCGATATTGAACCCGCCGAAACGGCCGTGACCGAATTCGTTTCGATTAACGATTCCGCGCCGTCCGAAGTATTGAGCTGGTATTCTAGCCTCGGAAATTCCACCAGCGACGAATTCGAAACTCTGGAAGAAACTGTCGGCTTTAATTATTTAACCAAGGAGTAACCTTATGAACGGAAACAAGCTCTTTATTGCAAGTATTATAGTGCTTGCTCTCGCCCTCGGCTTTTTCGCCGGAAGGTTCTGCAATTTCAATTGTTGCTCTAGTAGCACAACCTGTTGTCAAAAGGGCGGTCCTTGCGCATGCTCGCAAGGTTTGCCTTGCGCCTGCGAAAAGAACGGACAGCCCTGCCATTGCCCGAACTGTGCAAAGCACGAAAACGGCGAACACAAGCACATGGGTGAAAAGCACCACGGTCCCAAATTCAAGGGAGGCATGAACCCTGCTGCCATGGATTCCTTGCTGCAGGTGACACCGGAACAGAAGGCTGCTATCGAAGCTAGCCGCGCTAAAGGTGATTCCATTTTCAGGGAACTCCGCAAGCAAAAGCATGAAGCCGAAAAGGCTTTAGGCGAAGCTCTTGAAAGCAAGGATTCTGCCGGAATCGATGCCGCCAAGGCACGCGTACTCGATGTAGACAAGTCCCTGTTGGAACACCGCATCAACGGGATGCAGGCCCTTGCCGGAATCTTGACCGCCGAACAGCTTGAAAAGTTCAACGCCTTCCACAAGGAACAGATGAAGAACTTTAGGGAGCGCATGAAGAACGGACCGCACCGCGGTCCCCATGGCGGTCATGAACACGGCAACCCGCCTCCTCCGCCTCCGGCTAACTAAGATTTGACTCCCTCAAAAAGCAAAAAGTCCTCGGCATCGCTGTCGAGGGCTTTTATTTTCTTTTTTCAGTCTACCAATTATTTCTTCATAAACGGCAAATTCTGAGCGACACGGAAAAGACCTTCAGCACGATGCCTGTTGCCCGCAGATTCCCCATTCAAGGTCTCCAGGAAACGAGTCAGTTCCAGCACGCCACCACCTTGCTTGAGCACATACACGGAGCAAAGGGCGATTACGCCGAGAGAAGAATTGATGATATCAAGATCAGTACCCGCCAGCTGGAATGCCGCTAACTGGTATGCATCTTCCATATTTCCTTTTATCATTCTGTCAATGTCGCCGAGAGTCGTAAATCCAAACGACACGAACACCGCCAAGAACCGCGAAAGCGACGTCTCGTGGATTTCGGCCTGGTTAATAGAGGCGATACGCTTATTCAGCGAATCGAAAGGACGAAGTTCCAAGTAGTTGCCAAAGGAATCGCCATTCAGTTCCACTTCGTCAAAACTGCCCGAACTCACCAGGGACTGCACATGACGACGGTAATCATTGATACCCGAACGAATTAGGCAGAACTGCTCATCGACCAGTTCCAACATTCCCGCGAGGCGGTTCAAATTGCGCAAGTATTCCTTGGGGACTTCAAAACCCGACTTGTAACCCGTATCGTGATCCAGCACCGACCACACATGCTGTAAGGCCGTGCGCATCTGCACCTCAAAACGAATCTTGTTCATTTGCGGAAACTCAGGATCAAAATACTTTTCTTTGGGCAAGCGACAAATATAATGCAGAGAATTGTAGCCGAAACTGTGAATTTCATGCATCTTACGTTTATCGATACTATTGTCCCAGTCAATTTCAAAAAGGCGACTCACGAGAGCGGCAACTTTATCGACTTCATCGCTATAGAAGGTAATAACACGGACTCCCAAAATATCGGTCAAGTCCGCAAGCGAATTGTACTTGCCCGTCTTACGTTCAAGTTTGCCCGCAAGGCTGTCTTCTGCCTTGACGCGGCCTTCGATTGCATTGATGTAGATTTTATTTTCTTCAATACTTTCGCGAAGGGTTCGCTTGACAACTCTCAACAGCTTTTCAAATACAATTCGCTGCTCGCGGTACTCTTCCAGAATCAGCGCTTCTTTAGGCGGCAGGCGATAATCCTTCTTCTCTTCGTCCATGGCTCACCTTACTTCTTGAAAACCTTTTCGACGGTATCAAAGAATTCATCGTAAGCGAAAGTTCCCTTGAGGCTAGCGAGTGCACGGGCAAGCCCGCGGAAATGCCATTCGTGCGAAGCCTTGTCCTTGACACAGAACAAGTCCCATACCTTGTCGCCAATCGCCTGGTAATCACGGTAGATGGCGCGAATATTGCTTAATTTGTCTGCAAGCGCTACAATCTTGACTTCGTTAGTTGCCGAAGACAAACGTTCAATCGCTTCTTCTTTACGAAGGCGCCAGCTTTCTTGGCGGCTCTTGCCTTCAAATTCAATATCCGATTCCGCCTCGACAAGTTCCGCAATGCGCTTGCCGAATTCGCGTTCTACGTCCTTGAGCGTCACAGCGGTATCTTCTACCGTATCGTGCAATGCCGCGGCGGCCAGAAGTTCCTGGTCGTTCGTCATGGTGGCAGCAATCGAGACAGCCTCCATCGGGTGAACTATATACGGGAAACCCTTCCCCTTGCGTTCTGCACCCTGGTGCGCCTTGACCGCAAAAACAATCGCTTTGTCGAGAATTGATGTATCCATGTCACTAAATGTATATAAAAATTTTTCTATTTTTACCCTCGCAACAAATAACCGCGCAGCGGAAAGGATTAATCTATGTCGAAACTGACTGATTCTCAGGAATGGAAGGCCCTTGAGGCCCACGCCGAAGTCGCAAAGACCTGGCACATGAAGGAACTCTTCGCAAAGGACCCGGCTCGCGCCGAAAAGTTCAGCGCCGAAGCCTGCGGCCTCTTCCTGGACTACTCCAAGAACATCATCACCGACGAAACCATGGCAAAGCTCCAGGACCTCCTGAAGTCCGCCGGTTTCGAAGACATGCGCCGTAAGTACTTTGCCGGCGAAAAGATTAACACCACCGAAAAGCGCGCCGTGCTCCACACCGCTCTCCGCTACAAGGGTAACGATCCGATTTGCGTCGACGGCAAGGATGTGATGCCCGAAGTTCGCGCCGTGCTCAAGCACATGGAAGAATTCACCAAGCTCGTGCGTACCGGCAAGTGGAAGGGCCACACCGGCAAGTCCATCAAGTACGTGGTGAACATCGGTATCGGCGGTTCCGACCTGGGCCCCGTGATGGTCACC containing:
- a CDS encoding GTP pyrophosphokinase family protein is translated as MDEEKKDYRLPPKEALILEEYREQRIVFEKLLRVVKRTLRESIEENKIYINAIEGRVKAEDSLAGKLERKTGKYNSLADLTDILGVRVITFYSDEVDKVAALVSRLFEIDWDNSIDKRKMHEIHSFGYNSLHYICRLPKEKYFDPEFPQMNKIRFEVQMRTALQHVWSVLDHDTGYKSGFEVPKEYLRNLNRLAGMLELVDEQFCLIRSGINDYRRHVQSLVSSGSFDEVELNGDSFGNYLELRPFDSLNKRIASINQAEIHETSLSRFLAVFVSFGFTTLGDIDRMIKGNMEDAYQLAAFQLAGTDLDIINSSLGVIALCSVYVLKQGGGVLELTRFLETLNGESAGNRHRAEGLFRVAQNLPFMKK
- a CDS encoding RNA polymerase sigma factor; this encodes MDEKVILQHLKGGSREALSLLWQAHSANVLNLAFRMMKDRDEAEDILMDVFVQAPKAVQGFRGESALGTWLYRLTVNACLMKLRAQKRHRELEEEHLDSIIEEALGKGDLKNENFDPELLEKGLAELPAESRSMLWLKDAEDLDVKDLAEIYKMPEGTIKARLSRARHFVKNYLKERKNHA
- a CDS encoding outer membrane beta-barrel protein, producing the protein MKTFSLSNRLAVILLASSFAVSSVFAQGDFEGSGEVPDPNCVGDGCGFVSADQAEQNEESANYSYDDNSSAANSSAEEPWPDSTEQASADSTENEVATANIDEEDEETPHYIEENAAEYRARKEGFSKGVQFGIRAAAGVSKSFGKHASDWNLGPEFGGGLMARLPLGRTFAVATELDFSYRLYSYESKSDYGKNEASINESLFEIPVMGQFIFDEDGFFIGLGVNLGLKMSGDSEFKQTIKFEGETSKDKRPNTVPTVGVEIGGLFDIGYVVNRWLVLDLRAVQNLTNLLDLDLIAESTLMHSKLYTMHITLGATLLL
- a CDS encoding fused MFS/spermidine synthase, with product MNILVYFLFALSGFAGLIYEGSWARYLKLFLGHSSYGQVLTLCIYMGGLAIGSFVAGKMVVHTKRPLLGYGIVELAIGIGGVAYHPLYNWLTGIFFDSEYTASLTSRGAEIAKVILATGSTLPIAIAVGMTFPFIAAGLMRKSGAEVSLPMLYFTNSLGSAIGILATSYLLIPEIGNHATLCVAASINFLLAAVFSFIGMTTSPVAPKDEDAAEFHDEDYVAEHKLPMPPKNTWFWIAAITGLTSFVYEIVWIRLLSLLLGSSSHSFDQMLSAFILGLALGSAVSGKLLKKDSLIVLSMAQIFMAFFALCTLYFHQPFWGMMNEANQIFNPTSDGYVCWSLFKYALSMLWMIPTSFFAGMTLPLITLILTRAFKSEAPIGKVYGWNTLGSIVGSAGGGLLLLPLLQLKGTLVTAALLDFAIGFLLLVIYRKRFRYSVMFYIMVCVMIMPAVFVKFDPSLITSGVFRSYKNMHPNEKIQVIDGKTATISFHESPVHYYVKTNGKADASMSKNREAPISSDELTQAATAFMPMAVKTEPYDAAMVGFGSGMGAHYLLADPLLKDFDCVEIEQAMMDLAKGFYPWNYRGYDDPRIHIFIDDATTFFHTNRRKYDMIISVPSNPWVSGVAGLFAHEFYAKMRRYMRPGALWVQWIQTYEFNDLMFLNILKALDTVFPYVSLYKSTDEPDIIMIASDEPVIQKGIGRFSTDTALVAEFNRIHRDPEFFGERNFLFTNKMLKSLLEGVKPNSLFIPMVDNKAEEARFVHSEAHIVQVFDSCEVCWQQYLDPEDYALRRPARVKAMLEEPKDEFKKTALLSYMRELEAAAAKDSYSRVLVKVDTVVHGDSVILDSVVSENPRLTELEASVGYQTFRENFVEWIRKVPIECRDSDEVYMKAMDLVSMNAFPRAFADEFGILEAARQGVYKQAALLIANFFDRYEMNDMGDIFLRNCIVLSLLAGEPELADAIYKNVIQKNEDFFAVEKRLIEREIQQLRRKLNTKK
- a CDS encoding P-II family nitrogen regulator, producing MSGFNHEVIFCIVNTGFSETVMEAAKDAGARGGTILNARGTANKEAESFFHIAIQPEKEIVMILVDAKIKDAVLHALYQKAGLDTMGQGIAFSLPVDNVVGLTPWKAEIKAAEVAAEKAAEKAEVAVEKAEKQ
- a CDS encoding HD domain-containing protein, which codes for MDTSILDKAIVFAVKAHQGAERKGKGFPYIVHPMEAVSIAATMTNDQELLAAAALHDTVEDTAVTLKDVEREFGKRIAELVEAESDIEFEGKSRQESWRLRKEEAIERLSSATNEVKIVALADKLSNIRAIYRDYQAIGDKVWDLFCVKDKASHEWHFRGLARALASLKGTFAYDEFFDTVEKVFKK
- a CDS encoding Spy/CpxP family protein refolding chaperone, whose translation is MNGNKLFIASIIVLALALGFFAGRFCNFNCCSSSTTCCQKGGPCACSQGLPCACEKNGQPCHCPNCAKHENGEHKHMGEKHHGPKFKGGMNPAAMDSLLQVTPEQKAAIEASRAKGDSIFRELRKQKHEAEKALGEALESKDSAGIDAAKARVLDVDKSLLEHRINGMQALAGILTAEQLEKFNAFHKEQMKNFRERMKNGPHRGPHGGHEHGNPPPPPPAN
- a CDS encoding DUF1538 domain-containing protein; translation: MFKILQDKLKEAFGSVLPVTLIVLAVSCTPLVSLSFKQLVVFSICAIFLIVGIGLFNLGADLAMTPMGEHVGSGLAKSRRLQLLVSVCFVMGVLITVAEPDLSVLAEQVRAAVEPTLLIATIGVGVGCFLALSIIKIVFKKDLSTIIIFFYLVLFMLGMVMVTFGKDVFVPLAFDSGGVTTGPITVPFIMALGVGVAGAIGGKNANENSFGLIALCSVGPIIALMGLVIFSKGDLTYQLSESAYSIDASLGLNFLPVVLGVAKEVLVALGLIVVFFLLLQFTVLRLPWSRIVPMAFGIVYTFVGLVVFLTAVAVGFMPIGFELGKQLGAMPRALVVAGFVLGLVVVLAEPAVHVLNKQVEEVTGGLVTKRSMLIALSVGVGISIGLSMIRIIVGFPIIYYLIPGYFISLGLSFFVPKLYTAIAFDSGGVASGPLTSSFILPLAIGACAGLRDGGDSILNYAFGIVAMVAMTPLITIQVLGFRATVSTALRNRMMMRRIQDADDEQIIDFM